A genomic window from Halorubrum trapanicum includes:
- a CDS encoding DUF555 domain-containing protein, with translation MDCRVVVEAAVPVYDVETADEAVRIAISKTGEMLNPDLNYVEIDTGTRTSPSGERLDPAFVAADEALVALELQMDVFNVDRDEHASRVARKEIGKRLRNIPLKVLSVTEIDSAESDRTEGSAPPEETSESDGLGDDAGDGTEY, from the coding sequence ATGGACTGTCGAGTCGTCGTCGAGGCCGCGGTTCCGGTGTACGACGTGGAAACCGCCGACGAGGCGGTTCGGATCGCCATCTCGAAGACCGGGGAGATGCTCAATCCGGACCTCAACTACGTCGAGATCGACACCGGAACGCGGACGTCGCCGAGCGGCGAGCGGCTCGACCCGGCGTTCGTCGCGGCCGACGAGGCGCTCGTCGCCCTGGAGCTTCAGATGGACGTGTTCAACGTCGACCGCGACGAACACGCCAGCCGCGTCGCGCGCAAGGAGATCGGCAAGCGCCTCCGAAACATCCCGCTGAAGGTGCTTTCTGTCACCGAGATCGACTCCGCGGAGAGCGACCGCACGGAGGGATCCGCGCCCCCGGAGGAGACGTCCGAGTCGGACGGCCTCGGGGACGACGCCGGAGACGGCACCGAGTACTGA
- a CDS encoding UPF0058 family protein: MKKQELIHLHGLLAEVRKQCEFWDDDVDLEAYEELGVKPTSIHKSKTDHKAAVFKLTEGITEPMESSESEPLAPTAD; encoded by the coding sequence ATGAAGAAGCAGGAGCTCATCCATCTTCACGGTCTCCTCGCGGAGGTACGAAAACAGTGCGAGTTCTGGGACGACGACGTCGACCTCGAAGCCTACGAGGAACTGGGCGTGAAGCCGACATCGATTCACAAATCGAAGACCGACCACAAAGCCGCCGTTTTCAAGCTGACTGAGGGAATCACCGAGCCGATGGAGTCGTCCGAATCGGAGCCGCTGGCCCCGACGGCCGACTGA
- a CDS encoding transcription initiation factor IIB family protein, translated as MTETDTYSDGGTERERLADPDDASANGERTRTRTDGTDEKSAGVEERTEGERERTTTCPECGGRLATDTEHGETVCSDCGLVVEEDSVDRGPEWRAFNSNERDSKSRVGAPTTNMMHDKGLSTNIGWQDKDAYGKSLSGRQRRRMQRLRTWNERFRTRDSKERNLKQALGEIDRMASALGLPDNVRETASVIYRRALSENLLPGRSIEGVATAALYAAARQVGNPRSLDEFTAVSRVEKMELTRTYRYVVRELGLRVQPADPTSYVPRFVSRLDLSEETERRARELLDDAASAGITSGKSPVGLAAAAVYAAALLSNEKVTQSQVSDVADVSEVTIRNRYKELLEASGTVSA; from the coding sequence ATGACAGAGACAGACACCTACAGCGACGGCGGAACGGAACGAGAGCGACTCGCGGACCCGGACGACGCGTCCGCGAACGGCGAGCGGACGCGAACGAGGACGGACGGGACCGACGAGAAGTCGGCGGGCGTCGAGGAGCGCACAGAGGGCGAGCGCGAGCGGACCACGACCTGCCCCGAGTGCGGCGGCCGACTCGCGACCGACACGGAACACGGCGAGACGGTCTGTAGCGACTGCGGGCTGGTCGTCGAGGAGGACTCGGTCGACCGCGGCCCGGAGTGGCGGGCGTTCAATTCGAACGAGCGGGACAGCAAATCTCGGGTGGGCGCCCCGACGACGAACATGATGCACGACAAGGGGCTCTCGACGAACATCGGCTGGCAGGATAAAGACGCCTACGGCAAGTCCCTCTCGGGGCGACAGCGGCGCCGGATGCAGCGGCTGCGGACGTGGAACGAGCGGTTCCGCACCCGAGACTCCAAGGAGCGCAACCTCAAGCAGGCGCTCGGCGAGATCGACCGCATGGCCAGCGCGCTCGGCCTCCCCGACAACGTCCGCGAGACCGCCTCCGTCATCTACCGCCGCGCGCTGAGCGAGAACCTCCTGCCCGGGCGCTCCATCGAGGGCGTCGCGACCGCGGCGCTGTACGCCGCCGCCCGGCAGGTGGGGAACCCCCGGAGCCTCGACGAGTTCACGGCGGTCTCACGGGTGGAGAAGATGGAACTCACCCGGACGTACCGCTACGTCGTCCGCGAGCTCGGACTGCGCGTCCAGCCGGCGGACCCGACGAGCTACGTCCCGCGGTTCGTCTCGCGGCTCGACCTCTCGGAGGAGACCGAGCGGCGCGCCCGCGAGCTGCTCGATGACGCCGCGAGCGCGGGGATCACCAGCGGGAAGTCGCCCGTCGGACTCGCCGCCGCTGCCGTCTACGCCGCGGCGCTGCTGTCGAACGAGAAGGTGACCCAGAGCCAGGTGTCCGACGTCGCCGACGTCTCGGAGGTCACCATCCGGAACCGATACAAGGAGCTGCTCGAGGCGAGCGGCACCGTGAGCGCCTGA
- a CDS encoding mechanosensitive ion channel family protein, with amino-acid sequence MSRPLGLASLAVGLLAGVAGTVAGTTDALANWPSIGGYPAPTVVGRTLLVVAVAGLTYGSYLLAVRVLTRSANKRRAHNVRNLLRLAFGVVGTVATLAVATENWLGLLFSLGVIGFAITFALQQPLLSLIAWVYIAVKQPFGVGDRIKIDDAKGDVIGVDFLVTTLWEINGELVTTNQPSGRVVTVPNSVVLSSNVVNFGGGGSPYVWNEVSVQVAYETDLEFARSVMIEEATDLVGREMAEGIAAYREALAETPVELEVRDGPSVNVRQEESWVELRVRYLTHPRRGQRVKNRLYERILERFNDNPDRVAFPVSRSR; translated from the coding sequence GTGAGCCGCCCACTCGGACTCGCGTCGCTCGCGGTCGGACTGCTGGCGGGGGTCGCCGGAACGGTCGCCGGCACGACCGACGCGCTCGCGAACTGGCCGTCGATCGGCGGGTACCCCGCGCCGACCGTCGTCGGCCGGACGCTGCTCGTCGTCGCCGTCGCGGGGCTGACCTACGGGTCCTATCTCCTCGCGGTCCGGGTGTTGACGCGGTCGGCCAACAAGCGCCGCGCGCACAACGTCCGGAACCTGCTCCGGCTGGCGTTCGGCGTCGTCGGAACCGTGGCGACGCTCGCCGTGGCGACGGAGAACTGGCTCGGCCTCCTCTTCTCGCTCGGCGTCATCGGGTTCGCGATCACCTTCGCGCTCCAGCAGCCGCTCTTATCGCTGATCGCGTGGGTGTACATCGCGGTCAAACAGCCGTTCGGCGTCGGCGACCGGATCAAGATCGACGACGCGAAAGGCGACGTGATCGGGGTCGACTTCCTCGTGACGACGCTGTGGGAGATCAACGGCGAACTGGTGACGACGAACCAACCCTCCGGGCGGGTGGTCACCGTTCCGAACAGCGTCGTCCTCTCGTCGAACGTCGTCAACTTCGGCGGCGGCGGGTCGCCGTACGTCTGGAACGAGGTCTCCGTCCAAGTCGCCTACGAGACCGACCTGGAGTTCGCGCGCTCGGTGATGATCGAGGAGGCGACCGACCTGGTCGGCCGGGAGATGGCCGAGGGGATCGCCGCCTACCGCGAGGCGCTCGCGGAGACGCCGGTCGAACTGGAGGTCCGCGACGGGCCCAGCGTCAACGTCCGACAGGAGGAGTCGTGGGTGGAACTCCGCGTCCGGTACCTCACCCACCCCCGCCGCGGCCAGCGCGTGAAGAACCGGCTGTACGAGCGGATCCTCGAACGGTTCAACGACAACCCGGACCGCGTCGCGTTCCCGGTGAGCCGGAGCCGATAG
- a CDS encoding Zn-dependent hydrolase produces MNLPVDADRLRADIEANAAFGRVETDDPEARARTNRTGTEANRRARDRLVERLRDAGLDVTVDAVGNVLGTWTPASADPEAAPVVSGSHLDSVPEGGIFDGPLGVYAALEAVRAMRDEGVEPDRPVGIVSFTEEEGGTFGNGLLGSTVATGELALGEALALSNGEGETLGEALDRIGYRGGSAVDATAPTDADGDPTTLDPASWAAFYELHVEQDTKLESAGAAAGVVTTITGITHCEAAIEGEANHAGATAMDERTDALAAASEFVLDVEAAANEVVESSSPSAVGTVGSLSVAPNATNVVPGRVEAGVDVRDVEAASMEAIVDAARGSLERLERERGVETEFERPFDVAPTPMSDRLREAAHDAADAAGREAIDLHSGAAHDAMRVARVTDASLLFAPSRDGISHNPREWTDWGDCAAATEVLAGALARVADDE; encoded by the coding sequence ATGAACCTCCCAGTCGACGCGGACCGGCTCCGCGCGGACATCGAGGCGAACGCGGCGTTCGGTCGGGTCGAGACGGACGATCCGGAGGCCCGCGCGCGAACGAATCGGACGGGGACAGAGGCCAATCGACGGGCGAGGGACCGACTGGTCGAACGACTCCGCGACGCCGGCCTCGACGTGACGGTCGACGCCGTCGGGAACGTCCTCGGGACGTGGACGCCGGCGAGCGCCGACCCGGAGGCCGCGCCGGTCGTCTCGGGGAGCCACCTCGACAGCGTTCCCGAGGGCGGGATCTTCGACGGTCCGCTCGGGGTGTACGCGGCGCTGGAGGCGGTCCGCGCGATGCGCGACGAGGGCGTGGAGCCGGACCGCCCGGTCGGCATCGTCAGCTTCACCGAGGAGGAGGGCGGCACGTTCGGCAACGGGCTACTGGGGTCGACCGTCGCGACCGGCGAGCTGGCGCTCGGCGAGGCGCTCGCGCTGTCGAACGGCGAGGGGGAGACCCTCGGCGAGGCGCTCGACCGGATCGGCTACCGCGGCGGGAGCGCGGTCGACGCCACCGCGCCGACCGACGCCGACGGCGACCCGACGACGCTGGATCCCGCGTCGTGGGCGGCGTTCTACGAGCTCCACGTCGAACAGGACACGAAACTGGAGTCGGCGGGCGCGGCGGCCGGCGTCGTGACGACGATCACGGGGATCACCCACTGCGAGGCGGCGATCGAGGGCGAGGCGAACCACGCGGGCGCGACCGCGATGGACGAGCGGACGGACGCGCTCGCGGCCGCGAGCGAGTTCGTGTTGGACGTCGAGGCCGCCGCGAACGAGGTCGTCGAGTCCTCGTCGCCCTCGGCGGTCGGCACCGTCGGGTCGCTGTCGGTCGCACCGAACGCGACGAACGTCGTGCCCGGGCGCGTCGAGGCCGGCGTGGACGTTCGCGACGTCGAGGCCGCGTCGATGGAGGCGATCGTCGACGCCGCGCGCGGCTCGCTGGAGCGGCTGGAGCGCGAGCGTGGGGTGGAGACGGAGTTCGAGCGGCCGTTCGACGTGGCGCCGACGCCGATGAGCGACCGGCTGCGCGAGGCCGCGCACGACGCCGCCGACGCCGCCGGGCGCGAGGCGATCGACCTCCACTCCGGCGCCGCCCACGACGCGATGCGGGTCGCGCGCGTCACGGACGCGTCGCTGCTGTTCGCCCCCTCGCGCGACGGGATCTCGCACAACCCCCGAGAGTGGACGGATTGGGGCGACTGCGCCGCCGCGACGGAGGTCCTGGCCGGAGCGCTCGCGCGCGTCGCGGACGACGAGTGA
- a CDS encoding PLDc N-terminal domain-containing protein: MSPLLLQGAAVGIALLISLVFLVVHLAMIVWTYSDAQQRSDHPPVLWALVVFFAPILGLLLYLIIGRNSY, encoded by the coding sequence ATGTCCCCGTTGCTCCTCCAAGGCGCGGCCGTCGGGATCGCCCTGCTGATCAGCCTCGTCTTCCTCGTCGTCCACCTCGCGATGATCGTGTGGACCTACTCGGACGCGCAGCAACGCAGCGACCATCCGCCGGTCCTCTGGGCGCTCGTGGTGTTCTTCGCGCCGATTCTCGGTCTGTTGCTGTACCTCATCATCGGCCGGAACTCCTACTGA
- a CDS encoding sodium:calcium antiporter: MTGVLPDAPVVHVFVIAAATALIWIGSGWLEEAAESLAGYYGLPAVVQGSVVVAVGSSFPELVSVLVTALTGVFDMGVGALVGSAIFNVLVIPAAAGLGTEDDLEANRAIVYKEAQFYMLAVSALVVTFALAVIYFPVSTDPIVGELPRSLAVVPLALYGLYLFIQYQDVDDAEMDRVRDGVDVGREWAKLLAGLAVIVVTVERLVASVESLGATFGVPEFLAGVTVVAAATSLPDALVSVRTAREDRGATSLGNVLGSNTFDLLVAIPLGVLIVGAVEVNFSTAVPMFGVLTAATVLLFVTLRTGLTLGERESYALLAAYGLFVAWVVAESVGATSVLRGV; encoded by the coding sequence GTGACGGGAGTCCTTCCCGACGCGCCGGTCGTCCACGTCTTCGTCATCGCTGCGGCGACCGCGCTGATCTGGATCGGGAGCGGCTGGTTAGAGGAGGCCGCCGAGAGCCTCGCGGGCTACTACGGACTGCCGGCCGTAGTCCAGGGGTCGGTCGTCGTCGCGGTCGGGTCGAGCTTCCCGGAGCTGGTGAGCGTGCTCGTCACCGCCCTCACCGGCGTCTTCGACATGGGCGTCGGAGCGCTCGTCGGGTCGGCCATCTTCAACGTGCTCGTGATCCCCGCCGCCGCCGGGCTCGGGACCGAGGACGATCTGGAAGCCAACAGGGCGATCGTGTACAAGGAGGCGCAGTTCTACATGCTCGCCGTCTCGGCGCTGGTCGTGACCTTCGCGCTCGCGGTCATCTACTTCCCGGTATCGACGGACCCGATCGTCGGGGAGCTGCCGCGCTCGCTCGCGGTCGTCCCGCTCGCGCTGTACGGCCTCTACCTGTTCATCCAGTATCAGGACGTCGACGACGCCGAGATGGATCGCGTTCGCGACGGGGTCGACGTCGGGCGGGAGTGGGCGAAGCTGCTGGCCGGGCTCGCGGTCATCGTCGTCACGGTCGAGCGACTCGTGGCGTCGGTCGAGTCGCTCGGCGCCACGTTCGGGGTCCCCGAGTTCCTCGCCGGCGTCACGGTCGTCGCGGCCGCGACGAGCCTGCCGGACGCGCTCGTGAGCGTCCGGACGGCGCGCGAGGACCGCGGCGCGACGAGCCTCGGCAACGTCCTCGGGTCGAACACCTTCGACCTGCTCGTCGCGATCCCGCTCGGCGTGCTGATCGTCGGCGCGGTCGAGGTGAACTTCTCGACGGCGGTGCCGATGTTCGGCGTCCTGACGGCCGCGACCGTCCTCCTGTTCGTGACGCTTCGGACTGGCCTCACGCTCGGCGAGCGCGAGTCGTACGCGCTGCTCGCGGCCTACGGGCTGTTCGTCGCGTGGGTCGTCGCCGAGAGCGTCGGAGCGACGAGCGTGCTCAGGGGCGTGTGA
- the malQ gene encoding 4-alpha-glucanotransferase, with product MRFDRSDAVFCHITSLPGAYGIGDLGDGARAFLSFLGDAGVDHWQICPIGPTISAAGESPYQSPSAFAGNPLFVDPEGLVEDGWLDRGDLEPVPEFPTDRVDYDAVREYKLPLLRTAFDRFEERASDEDRAALDAFREGEPWLADYALFRALSDARPEDVWTEWPAPLRTRDPEALADAREEHAREIRFREFVQWTFDRQWRDLRAVAAEEGVSIVGDVPIYVALDSADVWASPEAFRLDEGNRPTAVAGVPPNAGDTGQRWGNPLYDWERLAETGYDWWLDRFRRLFELADVARLDHFLGFVKYWAIPADSDDPADGEWRDGPGRDLFETVERELGEAPFIAEDLGFEEPAMDELMAEFGFPGMRVPQYADWCAEGNEYQPMHYGEGVVGYTSTHDTDTWVGYFEDLPAEQRDCFRYNVGSDPDEPSEWAIIDAVWASDAILAVTTLQDLLGLGSESRFNEPGTLDGNWEWRVTRDALDDEIADRLWELGGKHVR from the coding sequence ATGCGATTCGACCGCTCCGACGCCGTCTTCTGTCACATCACCTCGCTGCCGGGGGCGTACGGGATCGGCGACCTCGGCGATGGCGCCCGGGCGTTCCTCTCGTTCCTCGGCGACGCCGGCGTCGACCACTGGCAGATCTGTCCGATCGGCCCGACCATCTCCGCCGCCGGGGAGTCGCCGTACCAGTCGCCGTCGGCGTTCGCCGGCAACCCGCTGTTCGTCGACCCCGAAGGGCTCGTCGAGGACGGCTGGCTCGATCGGGGCGACCTGGAGCCGGTCCCCGAGTTCCCGACCGACCGCGTCGACTACGACGCGGTCCGGGAGTACAAGCTCCCGCTGTTGCGGACCGCGTTCGACCGGTTCGAGGAGCGGGCGAGCGACGAGGACCGGGCGGCGCTCGACGCGTTCCGCGAGGGGGAGCCGTGGCTCGCCGACTACGCGCTGTTCCGGGCGCTCTCCGACGCGCGGCCGGAGGACGTCTGGACCGAGTGGCCGGCGCCGCTCCGGACGCGCGACCCCGAGGCGCTGGCCGACGCGCGCGAGGAGCACGCCCGGGAAATCCGGTTCCGCGAGTTCGTCCAGTGGACGTTCGACCGCCAGTGGCGCGACCTGCGCGCGGTCGCGGCCGAGGAGGGGGTGTCGATCGTCGGCGACGTGCCCATCTACGTCGCGCTCGACTCCGCCGACGTGTGGGCGAGCCCGGAGGCGTTCCGGCTCGACGAGGGGAACCGCCCGACGGCGGTCGCGGGCGTCCCGCCGAACGCGGGCGACACCGGCCAGCGCTGGGGGAACCCGCTGTACGACTGGGAGCGGCTCGCCGAGACCGGGTACGACTGGTGGCTCGACCGGTTCCGCCGGCTGTTCGAGCTCGCCGACGTGGCGCGGCTCGACCACTTCCTCGGGTTCGTGAAGTACTGGGCGATCCCGGCCGACAGCGACGACCCCGCGGACGGCGAGTGGCGCGACGGCCCGGGCCGCGACCTCTTCGAGACGGTCGAGCGCGAACTGGGCGAGGCCCCGTTCATCGCCGAGGACCTCGGGTTCGAGGAGCCGGCGATGGACGAGCTGATGGCCGAGTTCGGCTTCCCCGGCATGCGCGTCCCGCAGTACGCGGACTGGTGCGCCGAGGGGAACGAGTACCAGCCGATGCACTACGGCGAGGGCGTCGTCGGCTACACCTCGACGCACGACACGGACACCTGGGTCGGCTACTTCGAGGACCTCCCGGCCGAACAGCGCGACTGCTTCCGGTACAACGTCGGCTCCGACCCCGACGAGCCGAGCGAGTGGGCGATCATCGACGCCGTGTGGGCCTCGGACGCGATCCTCGCGGTGACGACGCTCCAGGACCTCCTCGGACTCGGCAGCGAGTCGCGGTTCAACGAGCCCGGCACCCTCGACGGCAACTGGGAGTGGCGCGTCACCCGCGACGCGCTCGACGACGAAATCGCGGACCGGCTGTGGGAGCTGGGCGGCAAACACGTCCGATAA
- the malA gene encoding alpha-amylase MalA produces MHHPGPPRFLATGERTELAPRDPDPDAAYAWRVADAPPDSEATVGDDPVTAFTPDVPGRYLIGLDAPDGDHLLTVRAFPASYEGVDVAGGSGTAIRDRDAGDVDATADYAAQGQHEGVGRPRVRVDASVVFDDADERSERAGEAVFAAAPSPNPESSLDADDLAVTFVVDDRDVADAVAAGRTNPRDALRVSEDGRELRVPLDAVPDRLRVHAVAVARDPGEDPRVSVADAAAVERAGGRSAIEEAAGQEAVRVPDTPEFETVRLNEPPAWTRDASVYEVFVRTFADADEGEAFDAIAERIPRIAALGVDTLWLTPVLGHDGKPHGYNIVDFFDTADDLGDREDFEALVETAHDHGMRVLFDFVANHTARDHEWFQDAYRNPDSPFRDRYEWQESGEPGTYFDWELIANLDHSNLDVRRFLLDVIDEWAPLVDGFRCDMAWAVPDSFWRELRDRVKDIDREFLLMDETIPYIPGFHEGMFDVHFDATLYFQLRQVGRGAEPAASVLDAVDQRAEIGFPDHAEFLQYIENHDETRYRVECGDAAAAAAGAAIMTLPGVPMVYAGQEIGQRGRRDAIAWDHAREEVRDRYERLLETRREHPALGPDAELSRVGYHVASGDLTEQPIVASGDVHPDDVVAFRRHDGEEDLVVVLNFAPADASVAVDLDHGERDLVTGEECLVEDGEGTERIRVDEVAVVPIREE; encoded by the coding sequence ATGCACCACCCCGGACCCCCCAGATTCCTCGCGACGGGCGAGCGGACGGAGCTCGCTCCGAGAGACCCCGACCCCGACGCCGCGTACGCGTGGCGCGTCGCGGACGCGCCGCCCGACAGCGAGGCGACCGTCGGCGACGACCCCGTGACAGCGTTCACGCCCGACGTCCCCGGACGCTACCTGATCGGCCTCGACGCGCCGGACGGCGACCACCTGCTCACGGTCCGCGCGTTCCCCGCGAGCTACGAGGGCGTCGACGTCGCGGGCGGGAGCGGCACCGCGATACGCGACCGCGACGCGGGCGACGTCGACGCCACGGCCGACTACGCCGCGCAGGGGCAACACGAGGGGGTCGGCCGACCGCGCGTGCGGGTGGACGCGAGCGTCGTGTTCGACGACGCCGACGAGAGGAGCGAACGCGCCGGCGAAGCAGTGTTCGCTGCGGCCCCCTCGCCGAACCCGGAGTCGTCGCTCGACGCCGACGACCTGGCCGTGACGTTCGTCGTCGACGACCGGGACGTCGCCGACGCCGTCGCGGCCGGCCGGACGAACCCCCGGGACGCGCTCCGCGTGAGCGAAGACGGCCGCGAGCTGCGCGTCCCGCTCGACGCGGTGCCCGACCGGCTCCGGGTCCACGCCGTCGCCGTCGCGCGCGATCCGGGCGAGGATCCGCGCGTGAGCGTCGCCGACGCGGCGGCCGTCGAACGCGCCGGCGGCCGGTCCGCGATCGAGGAGGCCGCGGGGCAGGAGGCCGTTCGGGTCCCGGACACCCCGGAATTCGAGACGGTGCGGCTCAACGAGCCCCCGGCGTGGACCCGCGACGCCTCCGTCTACGAGGTGTTCGTCCGCACCTTCGCGGACGCCGACGAGGGCGAGGCGTTCGACGCCATCGCCGAGCGGATTCCCCGGATCGCGGCGCTCGGCGTCGACACGCTGTGGCTCACGCCGGTCCTCGGCCACGACGGGAAGCCGCACGGCTACAACATCGTCGACTTCTTCGACACCGCCGACGACCTCGGCGACCGCGAGGATTTCGAGGCGCTCGTCGAGACCGCCCACGACCACGGGATGCGCGTGCTGTTCGACTTCGTCGCCAACCACACCGCGCGCGACCACGAGTGGTTCCAAGACGCGTATCGGAACCCGGACTCGCCGTTCCGCGACCGCTACGAGTGGCAGGAGTCGGGCGAGCCCGGCACCTACTTCGACTGGGAGCTGATCGCGAACCTCGACCACTCGAACCTCGACGTGCGGCGGTTCCTGCTCGACGTGATAGACGAGTGGGCGCCGCTCGTCGACGGGTTCCGCTGCGACATGGCGTGGGCCGTGCCCGACTCGTTCTGGCGCGAACTGCGCGACCGCGTGAAGGACATCGACCGGGAGTTCCTCCTGATGGACGAGACGATCCCGTACATCCCCGGCTTCCACGAGGGGATGTTCGACGTCCACTTCGACGCGACGCTGTACTTCCAGCTCCGGCAGGTGGGCCGGGGGGCGGAGCCGGCCGCGAGCGTGCTCGACGCGGTCGATCAACGCGCCGAGATCGGGTTCCCCGACCACGCGGAGTTCCTCCAGTACATCGAGAATCACGACGAGACGCGCTACCGCGTCGAGTGCGGCGACGCCGCCGCGGCCGCCGCCGGCGCGGCGATCATGACGCTGCCGGGCGTCCCGATGGTGTACGCCGGTCAGGAGATCGGTCAGCGCGGCCGCCGCGACGCGATCGCGTGGGACCACGCGCGCGAGGAGGTCCGCGACCGCTACGAGCGCCTGCTCGAAACGCGAAGGGAACATCCCGCGCTCGGCCCGGACGCCGAACTCTCCCGCGTCGGCTACCACGTCGCCAGCGGCGACCTGACCGAGCAACCGATCGTCGCCAGCGGCGACGTCCACCCGGACGACGTGGTCGCGTTCCGCCGGCACGACGGCGAGGAGGACCTCGTCGTCGTCCTCAACTTCGCGCCCGCCGACGCGAGCGTCGCGGTCGACCTCGACCACGGCGAGCGCGACTTGGTCACGGGCGAGGAGTGCCTCGTCGAGGACGGCGAGGGCACGGAGCGGATCCGGGTCGACGAGGTCGCGGTGGTGCCGATCAGGGAGGAGTGA